One segment of Gammaproteobacteria bacterium DNA contains the following:
- a CDS encoding alanine--glyoxylate aminotransferase family protein, whose amino-acid sequence MASSFIPPVRTLMGPGPSDVHPRVLSAMARPTIGHLDPAFVGMMDDMKSLLQYVFQTKNELTIPVSAPGSAGMETCFVNLVEPGDKVIVCQNGVFGGRMKENVERAGGVAVMVEDEWGSAVNPNKLESALKANPDAKVVAFVHAETSTGAQSDAKTLVEIAHKHDCVAIVDAVTSLAGTPVLVDEWGIDAIYSGTQKCLSCTPGLSPVSFSERAIEKIKSRSSKVQSWFLDLNLVMGYWGAGTKRAYHHTAPINPLYALHEALVMVKEEGLENAWARHKRMHESLKAGLEAMGIRFVVEANARLPQLNAIYIPDGVDDAAVRSRLLKDYNLEIGAGLGNLAGKVWRIGLMGYSANLNNVILCLSALESVLTDVGAPINKGFAVAAAHEALKNQ is encoded by the coding sequence GATGTGCATCCACGTGTTTTGAGTGCTATGGCAAGACCGACAATTGGCCACCTCGACCCGGCGTTTGTGGGCATGATGGACGACATGAAATCTCTGCTCCAATATGTTTTTCAGACGAAAAATGAGTTGACCATTCCCGTATCTGCTCCTGGGTCTGCTGGTATGGAAACGTGTTTCGTCAACCTGGTAGAACCAGGTGACAAAGTCATTGTTTGCCAAAATGGTGTTTTCGGCGGGCGCATGAAAGAGAATGTGGAAAGAGCGGGTGGCGTAGCCGTCATGGTTGAAGATGAGTGGGGAAGTGCCGTAAACCCCAACAAACTCGAATCCGCCTTAAAGGCAAATCCTGACGCAAAAGTTGTCGCTTTTGTGCATGCCGAAACCTCGACTGGTGCGCAATCGGATGCCAAAACCTTGGTGGAAATTGCCCACAAACACGACTGTGTCGCCATTGTTGATGCGGTGACTTCATTGGCAGGTACTCCGGTACTGGTCGATGAGTGGGGTATTGATGCTATCTATTCCGGTACTCAAAAATGCCTATCCTGTACTCCTGGCTTGTCGCCTGTGAGTTTTAGCGAACGTGCAATTGAAAAAATAAAGTCACGCTCGAGTAAAGTGCAAAGCTGGTTTCTGGATCTGAATCTGGTTATGGGCTATTGGGGGGCTGGTACAAAGCGCGCATACCACCACACCGCACCAATAAACCCGCTTTATGCGCTGCATGAGGCATTGGTCATGGTGAAGGAAGAAGGACTTGAAAATGCCTGGGCTCGCCATAAGCGTATGCATGAATCGCTCAAGGCTGGATTGGAGGCTATGGGCATTCGATTTGTCGTTGAAGCAAATGCCCGCCTTCCTCAGCTGAATGCGATTTATATCCCCGATGGTGTTGATGATGCTGCTGTAAGGTCTCGATTACTTAAAGACTACAATCTTGAGATTGGTGCAGGTCTGGGCAATCTTGCAGGTAAGGTGTGGCGCATTGGTCTAATGGGTTATTCTGCTAACCTCAATAACGTCATATTGTGCCTTTCGGCCTTAGAATCTGTGCTGACTGACGTGGGGGCGCCAATTAACAAGGGCTTTGCGGTTGCTGCTGCGCATGAGGCGTTGAAGAATCAATAG
- a CDS encoding DUF3135 domain-containing protein, with amino-acid sequence MKKDKPFDFEYWMKLAKNDPEAFEKQRSSMIDAFISDVPNPVQRDRLGKLQWRVERERELAKNPMDAAIRIYDMMWESLGKNIEAFQELADTLAGDLLKQKIPARQIKEEARILPFRSRIGS; translated from the coding sequence ATGAAAAAAGACAAACCATTCGATTTTGAGTATTGGATGAAGCTCGCAAAAAATGATCCGGAAGCGTTTGAAAAGCAACGCTCAAGCATGATCGACGCTTTTATCTCCGACGTTCCCAATCCTGTTCAACGAGATCGCCTCGGAAAATTGCAGTGGCGTGTTGAGCGCGAGCGAGAACTCGCCAAGAATCCCATGGATGCGGCCATTCGTATTTATGACATGATGTGGGAATCCTTAGGTAAGAACATTGAGGCATTCCAGGAGCTTGCCGATACGTTGGCCGGTGACTTGTTAAAACAAAAAATTCCAGCGCGACAAATTAAAGAAGAAGCGCGAATTTTGCCATTTAGAAGCCGCATCGGTAGCTAA
- a CDS encoding GNAT family N-acetyltransferase has translation MDALVRLYNLPPLNEALVKAQKSDVDIRPAMAYEKSAVVQWIATHFSGAWADECSIAFTQTPIKCFVAVRKSKLVGFACYDCTFPNYFGPLGVQNEQRGKGIGYALLLSCLHALFTQGFRYAIIGGCDGQESYYVHAVDAQLIEGSETGAYPPKLSKN, from the coding sequence ATGGATGCATTAGTTAGACTCTACAATCTCCCCCCGCTCAATGAAGCATTGGTGAAGGCTCAAAAATCGGACGTCGACATCCGCCCAGCGATGGCATATGAAAAATCTGCGGTAGTTCAGTGGATCGCCACGCATTTTTCAGGAGCATGGGCCGATGAATGCAGCATTGCATTTACACAAACCCCAATAAAATGCTTTGTAGCCGTCAGGAAATCAAAGCTAGTTGGGTTCGCGTGCTACGATTGCACATTTCCAAATTATTTTGGCCCACTAGGCGTTCAGAACGAACAGCGCGGCAAAGGTATTGGCTATGCACTTTTACTTAGTTGCCTGCATGCACTTTTTACGCAAGGCTTTAGGTATGCGATCATTGGTGGGTGCGACGGACAAGAAAGCTATTATGTACACGCTGTAGATGCCCAGCTTATTGAAGGGTCCGAAACAGGGGCGTACCCACCTAAACTAAGCAAGAACTAA
- a CDS encoding MATE family efflux transporter, producing the protein MKKRAWQTDLLDFASHKKVFMIVVPMVLSGVSTPLLGMVDTALMGHLDQPYYLGAVAVGALAFSFLYWGFGFLRMSVTGLTAQALGASDTEVIVGTLVRGLLFAAVIGIFLLLAQGLVIRATMWLVDTSANVENGLSLYLAIRLWSAPAAFINYVLVGWFLGVQRPAYTLYLLLLVNLTNIVLDIVFVYVWSWDISGVAWASVFAEYLGCIFGLFLTKRIVSKRGWVLTWRNHIQAQKFRSLFQLSGNIFIRTLCLIGSFAFFTIQGARYGEIVLAANAILMNLQTFMAYALDGFAHAAEALVGKSIGERDYAATRRSIVICVFWSALIAASFVLAYALFGPSIINLLTDLPEVREAALIYLPWAIIAPLLSVWSYVLDGIFVGAAWSVLMRNTMVVSTLIFLVTWYVLQEWGNHGLWLAFMVFMSARGMTMAWVFFQRKHQLQVM; encoded by the coding sequence ATGAAAAAGCGTGCATGGCAGACCGACCTCCTGGATTTCGCCAGTCATAAGAAAGTTTTTATGATAGTTGTACCGATGGTGCTCTCTGGCGTGAGTACGCCGCTTTTAGGTATGGTTGATACCGCACTAATGGGGCATCTCGATCAACCATACTATCTCGGTGCTGTGGCAGTTGGGGCGCTGGCGTTTAGTTTCCTGTATTGGGGATTTGGTTTCTTGCGCATGAGTGTTACCGGTCTGACAGCGCAAGCGTTAGGCGCAAGTGACACAGAAGTTATTGTTGGAACACTCGTACGGGGACTGTTGTTTGCGGCAGTCATCGGCATTTTTCTACTCCTGGCGCAAGGCCTGGTGATTCGCGCTACCATGTGGTTAGTCGATACCAGTGCCAATGTTGAAAATGGGCTTTCTTTATACTTGGCGATACGGCTTTGGTCTGCACCCGCGGCTTTCATTAACTATGTATTGGTGGGCTGGTTTCTGGGAGTGCAGCGACCTGCGTATACCTTGTATTTGCTACTGCTCGTCAATCTGACAAATATTGTGCTCGATATTGTTTTTGTGTACGTCTGGTCGTGGGATATTTCGGGCGTTGCCTGGGCGAGTGTGTTTGCTGAGTATCTGGGATGTATTTTCGGTTTGTTTTTAACGAAACGAATTGTAAGCAAGCGCGGTTGGGTGTTGACGTGGCGAAATCATATTCAAGCCCAAAAATTTCGCAGTTTGTTTCAATTGAGTGGAAATATATTTATTCGCACCCTGTGTCTCATTGGCAGCTTCGCTTTTTTTACGATCCAAGGTGCGCGCTATGGCGAGATTGTTCTCGCTGCTAACGCTATACTCATGAATCTGCAAACCTTTATGGCATATGCGCTCGATGGTTTTGCTCACGCGGCAGAAGCATTGGTTGGCAAGTCTATCGGTGAACGTGACTATGCTGCGACACGGCGGAGTATTGTTATTTGCGTCTTTTGGTCGGCGTTGATCGCTGCCAGTTTTGTTTTAGCTTATGCCTTGTTCGGTCCATCAATCATTAATTTGCTTACCGATTTACCTGAGGTCCGTGAAGCTGCTCTAATCTATTTGCCTTGGGCAATCATTGCTCCTCTGCTGTCGGTATGGAGTTATGTATTAGATGGTATATTTGTTGGCGCAGCCTGGTCTGTGTTGATGCGTAATACGATGGTGGTGTCAACATTGATTTTCCTTGTGACATGGTATGTGTTGCAGGAGTGGGGTAACCACGGATTGTGGTTGGCATTTATGGTCTTTATGAGTGCGCGAGGCATGACTATGGCCTGGGTATTCTTCCAACGCAAGCACCAGCTACAAGTTATGTGA
- a CDS encoding bifunctional aldolase/short-chain dehydrogenase — MQSLWTDAEASQYKNDLEMRVYTSRLLGRDPSLVLHGGGNTSVKIRETNILGKEEDILYVKGSGWDLATIEAPGFSPVRMQHLIELAELTKLTDPEMVNELKTHMTKASAPTPSVEAILHATLPYKFVDHTHADAIVTVTNNPNGRRYIEEIYGDSVVVIDYIMPGFDLARQCAKQFAQQAHAGTLGMVLMNHGIFSFAETARESYERMIALVKKAEEFIQRHNAWELTFSARPLVVEGLQIAALRKDLSEAAGFAVVLFRDNGDKATAFSQRGDLAQISQQGPATPDHVIRTKPVPMLGNNVQSFVEKYRTYFNANEPNARDRKTILDVAPRVVIDPQLGLLTIGKNAKEAAIVRDIYDHTIDIILRAEKLGGYRALPEQDIFDMEYWDLEQAKLRAGGKAPMFTGEVALVTGAASGIGKACVDSLLSRGAAVIALDINDKIVSLYQRADFLGLVCDVSDETQLSRMIEEAVKRFGGIDMLVLNAGVFPGGKKISELGQEEFQRVMRINLDANVSLLHRCYPYLKLAPNGGRVVLMGSKNVPAPGPGAAAYSASKAALTQIGRIAAMEWGADNIRVNMLHPDAVFDTGIWTEEVLAARAKHYGLSVEQYKRKNVLRTEVSSRDVAELVAEMCGPLFAKTTAAQLPVDGGNDRVI, encoded by the coding sequence ATGCAAAGCTTGTGGACAGACGCCGAGGCGTCACAATACAAAAACGATCTGGAAATGCGGGTCTATACCTCGCGCCTTCTTGGGCGTGATCCGTCACTGGTGCTTCATGGCGGCGGCAATACTTCGGTTAAGATTCGTGAAACAAATATCCTCGGCAAAGAAGAAGACATTCTCTATGTGAAGGGTAGTGGCTGGGATTTAGCTACAATAGAAGCCCCAGGTTTTTCTCCAGTTCGGATGCAGCATCTGATAGAGCTTGCTGAATTGACTAAGCTGACAGACCCTGAGATGGTCAATGAACTGAAAACTCACATGACTAAGGCTTCTGCGCCTACGCCCTCAGTGGAAGCAATTTTACACGCGACGTTGCCGTACAAATTTGTAGATCACACCCATGCTGATGCCATTGTAACCGTTACCAATAATCCTAATGGCAGGCGTTATATCGAGGAGATCTATGGCGATAGCGTGGTCGTTATAGATTACATCATGCCGGGATTTGATCTTGCGCGGCAGTGCGCAAAGCAATTTGCTCAGCAGGCTCATGCCGGCACTCTGGGTATGGTGTTAATGAACCACGGTATATTTTCATTTGCCGAAACTGCACGCGAATCCTATGAGCGTATGATTGCGTTGGTGAAAAAAGCGGAGGAGTTTATCCAGCGCCACAATGCCTGGGAATTGACATTTTCTGCCAGGCCATTGGTGGTTGAAGGACTACAGATCGCTGCACTGCGAAAAGATTTGTCGGAAGCAGCCGGTTTTGCTGTTGTTCTTTTTCGAGATAACGGCGATAAAGCTACGGCATTTTCACAGCGAGGTGATCTTGCGCAAATTTCGCAACAGGGACCAGCTACGCCGGATCATGTGATTCGCACTAAGCCAGTTCCGATGCTAGGAAATAATGTCCAGTCCTTTGTTGAAAAATACCGAACCTATTTTAACGCCAATGAACCTAATGCACGTGATCGCAAAACTATATTGGATGTTGCGCCAAGAGTTGTGATTGATCCGCAACTTGGCTTGTTGACGATAGGTAAGAACGCCAAAGAGGCGGCAATTGTTCGCGATATCTATGATCACACTATCGATATCATCCTGCGCGCAGAAAAACTCGGGGGATATCGCGCATTGCCGGAGCAGGATATATTCGACATGGAATACTGGGACCTGGAACAGGCTAAGCTGCGCGCGGGTGGAAAAGCGCCGATGTTTACTGGTGAAGTGGCCTTGGTGACTGGCGCTGCATCAGGGATCGGCAAGGCATGTGTTGACTCCTTGTTGTCGCGTGGCGCTGCGGTCATTGCATTGGATATCAATGATAAAATTGTTTCTTTATATCAGCGTGCAGATTTTCTGGGACTGGTCTGCGATGTTAGTGATGAGACGCAGCTTTCGCGAATGATAGAAGAGGCCGTAAAGCGATTTGGTGGCATAGACATGCTGGTGTTGAATGCAGGTGTTTTTCCTGGCGGCAAGAAAATTTCTGAATTAGGTCAGGAAGAATTCCAAAGGGTAATGCGTATCAATCTGGATGCCAATGTCAGCCTTCTACATCGTTGTTACCCTTATCTGAAACTCGCGCCGAATGGCGGGCGAGTGGTATTGATGGGATCAAAAAATGTCCCTGCCCCTGGGCCAGGAGCCGCGGCCTATTCTGCATCGAAAGCCGCGCTGACCCAGATTGGACGCATAGCGGCAATGGAGTGGGGGGCGGACAACATCCGCGTCAATATGCTGCACCCTGATGCGGTTTTCGATACCGGGATTTGGACAGAAGAGGTGCTTGCGGCACGTGCTAAACATTATGGTTTGAGTGTGGAGCAATACAAGCGTAAAAACGTTCTTAGAACCGAAGTAAGCAGTCGCGATGTTGCTGAGCTGGTTGCAGAAATGTGTGGACCGTTGTTTGCAAAAACAACGGCAGCGCAATTGCCTGTCGATGGAGGCAATGACAGAGTCATTTAA
- a CDS encoding glycerophosphodiester phosphodiesterase family protein, with translation MTESFNCAWNIQLVQGRPDNPDMKNFTIVAHRGFAGKYPENTMAAMRAATEAGIHHLELDIQLTRDGVPVLLHDDTLDRTTNSTGSIFEYDLDDLAGVSNGEPARLGNTFSGERIVTLETFINWLAKDSQRHVYVEVKDECLDHFGFDYVIDKVLQIIGKDNTQVTIIGYDLNFLLAVRQRGWQGIGWVLTAFNEEEKRLAEQHQPDVIICNYKKVNTALWQGQWQWMFYEITEAALARHWVEQGASFIETMEVANLTAGLEQSEWQ, from the coding sequence ATGACAGAGTCATTTAATTGCGCGTGGAATATTCAGTTGGTGCAAGGACGACCCGATAACCCCGATATGAAAAACTTTACTATTGTTGCCCACCGCGGATTCGCCGGTAAATACCCCGAGAACACCATGGCTGCAATGCGTGCAGCCACTGAGGCGGGGATTCATCATCTGGAACTTGATATTCAACTTACCAGAGATGGCGTGCCGGTCTTGTTGCATGATGATACCCTGGATCGAACCACCAATTCGACGGGTTCCATTTTTGAATATGACTTAGATGATTTAGCCGGCGTCAGCAATGGCGAGCCTGCACGTCTCGGTAACACATTTTCCGGTGAACGTATCGTGACACTGGAAACGTTTATCAACTGGTTAGCCAAAGATTCGCAGAGACACGTCTATGTCGAAGTCAAAGATGAGTGCCTGGATCATTTTGGTTTCGATTATGTTATCGACAAGGTATTGCAGATTATTGGTAAAGATAACACTCAAGTAACCATAATCGGCTATGACCTGAATTTCTTGTTAGCTGTTCGTCAACGAGGCTGGCAAGGCATAGGTTGGGTGTTGACAGCATTTAACGAAGAAGAAAAAAGACTGGCAGAACAGCATCAACCTGATGTGATAATTTGCAATTACAAAAAAGTAAACACAGCGCTTTGGCAAGGGCAGTGGCAATGGATGTTTTATGAAATTACCGAGGCCGCGCTTGCGCGTCATTGGGTGGAACAGGGCGCAAGCTTTATTGAAACGATGGAAGTGGCCAATTTGACCGCAGGCCTGGAGCAGTCAGAATGGCAGTGA
- a CDS encoding glycerol-3-phosphate dehydrogenase/oxidase, which produces MAVSYDLVVIGGGIHGVGVAQAAAVKGYRVALIEKNSLAYGTSSRSSKLIHGGLRYLESAQFHLVRECLNERQVLLNIAPHLVKLQRFYIPVYDDTTRHALTLHLGLMLYGVFTGARKSARYRKIPRQQWSKLDGLRTENLQHVFQYWDAQTDDRLLTQAVMRSAQQYDAELMEGCELLSGTKMDEGWSLHLEQQGIAKEIKAKVIVNAAGPWVNLVLERLAFPHTPEAVDLVQGTHIILDHRVECGIYYVEAPADKRAVFVMPWYDKMMVGTTETVFTGSPDSVEPLVSERRYLLDTLAHYFPQYENITVSDISSEFAGLRVLPKGDDAFSRPRETIFRCDNEKKPSLLSIYGGKLTAYRATATNVLERLAGVLPEARLQGDTSTIMLPE; this is translated from the coding sequence ATGGCAGTGAGCTATGACCTTGTGGTCATTGGCGGTGGCATTCACGGTGTGGGCGTTGCTCAGGCAGCCGCAGTTAAGGGGTATCGTGTTGCCCTCATCGAAAAAAACAGCCTGGCCTATGGCACGTCAAGTCGATCCAGCAAGCTGATTCATGGTGGCCTGCGTTATCTGGAGAGTGCACAGTTTCACCTCGTCAGAGAGTGTCTAAATGAGCGACAGGTGTTACTGAACATCGCGCCGCACTTAGTCAAACTACAGCGTTTCTATATTCCTGTATACGATGACACCACGCGCCATGCCCTGACGCTTCACCTCGGACTGATGTTGTATGGCGTGTTTACCGGCGCAAGAAAGTCTGCACGATATCGAAAAATCCCCAGACAACAGTGGAGCAAGTTGGACGGCCTTCGAACTGAAAATCTTCAGCACGTTTTTCAATATTGGGATGCGCAAACTGACGATCGACTGTTGACACAGGCAGTCATGAGATCTGCGCAACAATACGATGCAGAGTTGATGGAAGGTTGCGAGTTATTGTCGGGAACCAAGATGGATGAAGGTTGGAGTTTACACCTGGAACAACAAGGTATCGCAAAGGAAATTAAAGCGAAGGTTATCGTCAACGCTGCGGGCCCCTGGGTTAATCTTGTACTTGAGCGCCTGGCGTTTCCGCACACACCAGAAGCGGTTGATCTTGTTCAGGGGACGCATATTATTCTGGATCATCGTGTAGAATGCGGCATTTATTATGTTGAGGCGCCAGCAGATAAACGTGCTGTTTTTGTCATGCCCTGGTACGACAAGATGATGGTGGGTACAACAGAAACAGTGTTTACCGGTTCGCCAGACAGCGTTGAACCATTGGTCAGTGAACGGCGCTATCTGCTGGATACCCTGGCCCATTATTTTCCCCAATACGAAAATATTACGGTTTCTGATATCAGTTCGGAATTTGCGGGTTTGCGTGTATTGCCTAAAGGTGATGATGCATTTTCCCGTCCGAGAGAAACGATTTTTCGTTGCGATAACGAAAAAAAGCCGAGTCTGCTTTCAATCTACGGCGGCAAACTGACGGCCTATCGTGCCACAGCGACAAATGTGTTGGAGCGTCTCGCCGGTGTATTGCCTGAAGCGCGTTTGCAAGGCGATACATCAACAATCATGTTGCCCGAATAG
- a CDS encoding CPBP family intramembrane metalloprotease produces MDTLNGFDLAAVPISFWFLFASIISLWLIPFWQAWSALFATALIAGFAESFLHWPAIPFILWAGLTCFWLGQRLFEGKHYQQLCNSRPRLARSLTVFANISFIALAIGLGSHKLPGFDSYSVVRGLQLHQEAPETGIRFHFDKAVIGFFYLVFCVTLIRGLKEWANTLKQTALVVAGSIAGAFIIGRLFGYVTFDPVFSSYFFAFLLANLLVTSVAEEAIFRGWIQRGLSRRWVEKKNGDYLALGVTSVLFGLAHLWGGIGLFIGATLAGLGYGYAYMKTQRLEAAIVAHFAFNGIHFTFFTYPYWTPTTQ; encoded by the coding sequence GTGGATACGTTGAACGGTTTTGACCTGGCCGCTGTCCCCATAAGTTTCTGGTTTTTATTTGCCAGCATTATCAGTCTGTGGTTGATTCCATTTTGGCAAGCCTGGAGCGCTCTATTCGCAACCGCATTAATTGCGGGATTTGCCGAGAGCTTTCTGCACTGGCCTGCAATACCTTTTATTCTCTGGGCCGGTCTGACATGTTTTTGGTTAGGACAACGTTTATTCGAAGGCAAACACTACCAACAACTTTGTAACTCGCGTCCACGCCTCGCCAGGTCTTTAACTGTTTTTGCTAACATCAGTTTTATCGCACTGGCTATTGGCCTGGGCTCACACAAACTCCCCGGCTTTGATAGTTATTCAGTGGTTCGCGGCCTGCAACTCCATCAGGAAGCACCGGAAACCGGCATACGCTTCCATTTTGATAAAGCCGTGATCGGTTTCTTTTATCTGGTATTTTGCGTCACCCTTATCCGCGGCCTTAAAGAATGGGCAAACACCTTAAAACAAACTGCGTTGGTTGTTGCGGGGTCCATCGCCGGCGCCTTCATCATTGGACGACTGTTTGGCTATGTCACTTTTGATCCCGTGTTTTCTTCCTACTTCTTCGCTTTTTTGCTCGCAAATTTACTCGTCACCAGTGTCGCAGAAGAAGCCATCTTTCGTGGCTGGATACAGAGAGGCTTGTCCCGTCGCTGGGTGGAGAAAAAAAATGGGGATTATCTAGCGCTTGGTGTTACATCGGTGTTATTTGGCTTAGCCCACTTGTGGGGAGGCATCGGATTATTTATTGGCGCAACACTGGCAGGATTGGGTTATGGATATGCTTATATGAAAACCCAGCGTCTTGAAGCGGCGATTGTTGCGCACTTTGCCTTCAACGGTATCCACTTTACTTTTTTCACTTATCCGTATTGGACTCCAACTACGCAATAG
- a CDS encoding NAD-dependent succinate-semialdehyde dehydrogenase, with the protein MSTHILRSTNPATGLVFKTFSCWSDTEIEGTVAKVHQAHQSWSQSSLSSRASSMRTLAIVLRNRQDELAHIITEEMGKLLSESRAEVEKSALTCEYYADNAEQILTKHVTKSDAGKSYVTYQPLGTVLAIMPWNFPLWQVMRFVIPTLMAGNTGVLKHASNVPQCALAIESLVKEAGFPENVFRTLMISASQTEKLIADPRIAAVTLTGSCEAGRKVASVAGSHLKKLVLELGGSDPFVVLDDADLDLTIPVAVQSRFMNAGQSCIAAKRFIITPGVADEFVSRFVKAVASLKTGSPLQADTTLAPMARHDLREELHQQVLKSVSVGAKILTGGEPIPGEGAFYAPTVLDNITPAIPAYHEELFGPVALVLRAKNEEDAVRIANDTPFGLGGSVWTRDNERGERVALRLECGSVFVNGLVKSDARLPFGGVKESGYGRELSVQGMREFMNTKTVWIR; encoded by the coding sequence TTGTCTACCCATATACTTAGATCGACAAATCCCGCCACAGGTTTAGTCTTTAAGACATTTTCATGCTGGTCGGATACCGAAATTGAGGGGACTGTCGCTAAAGTTCATCAAGCCCATCAGAGTTGGTCCCAATCCAGTCTGTCTTCACGTGCAAGTTCCATGCGGACGCTGGCTATTGTACTACGGAACCGCCAGGACGAGCTTGCGCATATCATTACGGAAGAAATGGGAAAATTACTCTCAGAATCCAGGGCCGAAGTGGAAAAATCGGCGCTGACCTGTGAGTATTATGCGGACAATGCAGAGCAAATCCTTACCAAGCACGTCACAAAATCCGATGCTGGAAAAAGTTATGTGACCTATCAACCGCTTGGGACGGTGCTTGCGATCATGCCCTGGAATTTCCCGTTGTGGCAGGTCATGCGCTTTGTCATTCCCACGTTAATGGCGGGGAATACAGGCGTATTAAAACATGCTTCTAACGTCCCCCAATGCGCCCTTGCCATCGAATCACTGGTAAAAGAGGCCGGCTTTCCCGAAAACGTATTCCGTACATTGATGATCAGCGCCAGCCAAACAGAAAAGTTGATCGCCGATCCCCGTATTGCCGCAGTAACGCTCACCGGCAGTTGTGAAGCTGGACGCAAAGTCGCCAGCGTAGCGGGCAGCCATCTCAAAAAACTGGTGCTGGAGCTGGGAGGCTCAGATCCCTTTGTTGTACTAGACGATGCAGATCTTGATTTGACTATACCGGTTGCAGTGCAATCACGCTTTATGAACGCAGGACAAAGTTGCATCGCGGCAAAACGTTTTATCATCACGCCAGGTGTCGCCGATGAGTTTGTTTCGCGATTTGTAAAAGCAGTGGCCTCGTTAAAAACTGGCAGCCCCTTGCAAGCAGACACAACGCTTGCGCCCATGGCGAGACATGACTTACGTGAAGAATTGCATCAACAAGTATTAAAGAGCGTTAGCGTTGGCGCAAAAATCTTGACCGGCGGTGAGCCGATACCAGGCGAAGGTGCCTTTTATGCGCCGACCGTGCTCGACAATATCACGCCAGCCATTCCCGCCTATCACGAAGAACTCTTTGGACCTGTCGCTCTGGTGTTACGCGCAAAGAACGAAGAAGACGCCGTCAGAATTGCCAACGATACGCCATTCGGTCTCGGTGGTAGTGTATGGACCCGGGACAATGAACGCGGTGAACGTGTCGCACTGCGACTTGAATGCGGAAGTGTCTTTGTCAACGGCCTGGTGAAAAGTGACGCCAGACTTCCCTTTGGCGGCGTGAAAGAGTCGGGATACGGTCGCGAACTATCCGTCCAGGGCATGCGCGAGTTTATGAACACCAAGACCGTGTGGATACGTTGA